CAAGGCGGCATCCCGGCGAATGGCAACTCCATTCTCCGCGACATCGCTCAGGATCTGGTCGTCGACTCTCGCGACGCGTTTCCAATCCGAGAGGCGGGCGCGCGCTCGCATCGAGAAGCGGAGGCGGGCTCGGATCGAGAGACAGACGCAAAGTGGCTGATCGACGCGCCCGTCGAGCCGTCCATGTCGCTCCCGGTCCGTCTCGGGTGGGAAGACGGCGCGAAGGAGATTCCGCTCCCCGCTTTCCTCGAGGAGGTCAAGGACCCGGGGATGGTCACTTCTGCGGGCCGCTCCCGGTGGACCTCGGACGAGGCCGGTCAGCCTGAGAGTCCTCGCGAGGATGATCGAGTCATGATCTGCGCGGCCTCGGAAGGGGTGGGGCCGACGAACGCGCCGGAGGCGCCTGCCGGCGAGTCGTGCGCGTCCGTCGCAGAGCCGGATCGCGCCGCGAAACGGTTCCCGCGGAGGAAGTGGACGGCGGCCTTCGCAGTGGCCGTCGTCATGATGCTCGGGGTGCTCGCCATACCGGGGACGAAGCGCTTCCTAGCCCATCGCGGCTCCGGCGGCGCCGGGGGTGTGTTGCGCATCGAGCCCACGCCTCCCGCCCGGGCGATTTTCATTGACGGCGTCGATCAGGAGACCGGCTCTCCGGCGATCCTCGAGGGAGTCTCACCCGGTACGCACCGCGTGCTTCTCGACCTCGGAGTCTTCGGAGTGATCGAGGAGACGGTGAGGATCAAGAGCGATGGAACGACCGATCTCCGTCCCCGCGCGGTTGGCAGCCTGTCCATAAGCTGCGTGCAGGAAAGGCCGGGAGGGAGGGTCTGGCTCGAAGGAGGCGAGGAGGGGACGCCGCCTTGCGTCTTCAGGTCTCTCCCGGTCGGATCGATCGCCGTGTTCTACGAGGACGACACAGTCCCGCTCTGGCAACGCGAGGCGCTGGTTCAAAACGGCGAGGAGACGTCCGTACGCATCAACAACGCCTTCGCGATGGACCGGGCGCTTCTGAGGGTCGAGGCGTGGCTCTACCAGAGAGGGAGAGGGATGCGGTCGGCGGCGGGCGACAGCGTCTTCGTAGATCGCCGGTTCGTCGGCCTGACGCCCTGGGAAAAGGACGTCGCGCCCGGCCTGCACGGCGTCAAGGTTCTCGGCGCCTCGGGGCAGACCTGGACGGAGGTCGTAGATCTCGAAGCAGGGGGCAACCGCATCGTCGACCCGCGCTTCGGTCTCGAGGCATGGCCGACAATCTCCCATCAGGAACCGGGCCGCGTACTGGTGAGCGGGAGCATCCTCCTGACGGCGGTCTTCACCTCGCCCGACGGGAGCGCGCCGAGGAATCCGCGACTGCGCCTGCCAGGCCTCGACCCGCTCTCGAGGGATCTGCCTCTCGCTCCGGTGGACCCCGAACGAGGCGCGTATGTGGGGATGGTCGACCCCCGGTGGGTCCCCATGGACCGCCCTGTCGTCTACTACTTCACGACGCAGACCTCGGAGGGATCGACCCTCTCCTCGGAGCTCTATCGTTTCACTCCCGTGAGCGAGCTTTCGCTCGCCACGAGCCCCTGAGGACGGAGGGAGCCGCCCCGCCCTCGCCGGCCCTCGCGGCTTCATCGGCGCGACGCGGCCCCTTCTCCTGGCGCGTCCGGCTGCATCCATCCGCTCCGATGAGCTCGGTGGCCTTGACCAGCGGATCTCCACAGGGTATAGTTAGTTAGAGAGTACTCGACGAGACGATCCACCCGGGCTCGCGCCCGGGTCGGGGCTCCATCCACGGACGGGAGGTTCGCCGATGACACTGCGGGTGGTCTCCATGATGCTCCTCTGCGCGGCGCTCGGATCCTGCGGAGAGGCCTGGGGCGATCAGAGAGGGGAGAGCGCTCCTTCTCCTCTGGCGCGTATCGAGACGGCCCTTGCGGCCGGAGAGATCACACCGGCTGAAGGTGCCTTCTACAAGCTGCTCGCCTTGCACCGGTCCGGCCGCCTTCCCTCGCGCTTCGCCGTTCCAGAAGCGCCGCCGATCAAGTGCGGGACGCTCATTGTACAGGAGGCGCGCGCCCATCTCGATGCGATGTCGTCCGAGATGCGTCAGGCTGCGGCGGCTTTTCTGGTGCGGCCGATCCTCGACTCGTACGTCGACACCGACAACTTCCGGATCCACTACGCCACGTCGGGGCTGGACATGATCTACCAGTGGCCCAACACCGCGTACAGGGACGCCGTCGTGGCGGCATGCGACTCGAGCTACAGCTACCAGAATGACCGCCGGGGATGGCCGCATCCTCCATCGGACGGATCCAACGGCGGCGGCATCGGCTTGATCGATTGCTACGTCGAGGACAACGGAGGCGCCTACTACGGAGTCACCTACGCGGAGTCCCAGGTTCCCGGCGGCTACCCGAACGACTGGACGGCCTACTTCTGCATCGACAACGACTACCAGGGCTTCGGCTACACGGACAGAACCTGGCCGATGAAGGTCACTGTCGCGCACGAGTACAACCATGTGATCCAGATCGGGCTGAACGCGGGGGCCGGGTGGTGGATGGAAAACACAGCCACCTTCATGGAGGACGAGGTCTACGACGAGGTGAACGACAACTACGGTTACCTTGCCTTCTATACCAACAACCCGTGGACCAGGCTCGACTACGCGAACGGAGGGTTCGAATACGGCTGCTTCCTCTGGCCGACCTTCCTATCGGAGGCCTTCGGACACTCGGTGGTGCGCGATGTCTGGACCGCGTACGCCTCGAACACGAACCTGTATACCTGCTTCGACAACAAGCTGGCGGCCTTCGGGAAGAACCTGGACACGGCGGTCGCCGAGTGGACCCTCTGGAACTGCTTCACCTCGACCCGGGATGATGGAGAACACTATGTCGAGGGGGGGGCCTACAACCGCCTCGTCGTGCAGGACAACAACATCCTGACCTACCCGCAGACCAATCTTCATCCGACGAGCGGACGCTGGCCGCAGGGGCTCGGCATGAACCTGACCCGCTTCTACAGGCAGTCGGGATCCACGGACAACAAGATCCTCGTGAGCTACCAGGCCCTGAACTCCTGCGGTTACAACCACCAGATCTGGTTTGTCCGCAAGCTCCTCGGACAGCCGGTGTGGCAGATCTGGCCGGTGGCCGTCAACGGCACGGGCGCCGCCAGTTTCGAGGCGACTGAATGGGACGCCACCGAGTACATGCTCATGGCGGTCCCGATGAAGAGGGCCTGCGGGACGACGGGCAAGGACTTCCAGTTCAGCGCCTCCACGACCTACGTGGTCGATGTCGCCGACGGGATGCGCCCCGCGCGCCAGGTGCGGCTGGATCAGAACAGTCCGAACCCGTTCAGTCCTTCGACCGCGATCAGCTTCTCCCTGCCGGAGGAGGGGCCGGTCCGCTTGCAGCTCTTCGATGTGGCCGGGCGGCGAGTCCGCTCGCTCGTGGACGGGATCCTCCGCGAGGGCGAGCATGAAGTCCACTGGGGCGGGACGGACGATGAGGGATCGCGACTCGCCCAGGGGGTCTATCTCTGCGTGATCGAGGCGAACGGAGAGCGGATCGTGCGCAAGATGCAGCTTGTCGACTGACCTGACATAAGAGCGACGGCGGGAGGCCCGGATGGGGAAGCCGATCCGGGCCTTCCCATGTCCGGTGGCATGCGCCGTGCGGCGCCTCCGGGACGTGGACGGCGGCGATCCTTCCCTCTACCCGGGCCAGCGGGGCACCGAAGCGGCGCGCCCGTTCTCCGGAATCGTCTCGTTCTGCGTCGCCCTTCTGCCGCCCTATCTGCTCGGAGGGCGGCTCGGCGTTCCGAACTGGGTCTGCGTCGGCGGAGCCCTCGTCCTGGTCGTCGCGGCCTGCCTGGCTCTGTCCCTTCGGCGACGGAGACGGTGTCTCGCGGACACCCTTCTCGTCGCGATGCTCGTTAGCGTCGGGCTTGCCTTCGGTGCGGAGCGGCGTCCGGCGAGCCCGCTCCCCGTCGGGATACCGGAGCTTGTCGTGCGCGGCAGGGCTCGCGCGGCGGGCGCAGGGCTCGAAGCCGAGGGAGTCAGCTTCGCGCACCAGGGGCGCTGGCACCCGGTGGGCGGGAAGTTTCAGATCCGAGGCCGCGGCCTGTCTGCCGGAGGGTTCGTTGGCAGGGCGTATCTCGTCTCGCTCGAAGAGCCTCAGCCGCGCGGTCTGGCGAATCGCAACGCGGGGCTCAAGTGGCGAATGTACAGGGGCGTGCTCGAGGTCAAGGAGGCCTGGGCGATGCCGGGGCCGGACGCCGCATCCGGGACCGTCGTGCGAGACAGAGTCCGCGCGTGGCTCGCGGGGCGGATCGGCAGATCGCTCCCGGAGATCTTTCGATCGATGATCCCCATGCTGATCTGGGGGGAGAGCGGCATCATCGATGAGGATCTCGAGAGAGTCTTCCGCGCGACGGGCACGATGCACCTGCTCGCCATCTCCGGTCTGCACGTGACTCTCGTCGCCCTTCTCCTGGAGTTCCTCCTGCGCCTGCTCATACGCCAGCCGATGGCGCGGGCGGCTCTCGTCATCGCCGCTATCGGCGCCTACGGCGCCCTGGTCGGCCCGCTCCCGTCCGTCGTCCGATCGATCACGATGGCGGCCTGCCTGCTCGTCGGCAAGGCGATGGGGCGTCCGGCCAGCGTTGCCTCGTCGTTCTGGGTCGCGTTGCTCCTTGTCGGTTGCTTCACGCCCGGGGAGATCTGCAGGCCCGGTTTCCAGCTCTCGTACGCGGGGACGGCCGCGCTCATCCTCTGCCCTCGGGTCCCGGCGAAACTGGTCCCGATCGTCGGATCTGCCGTCGCCGTCGCTGCCACCTCGGGCATTCTCTGGGCGCACTTCGGTGAGAGCTCCCCCGTCGCGATCCTCGCAAACTTGACCGGCATCCCGGCGTTCGGGCCCGTGCTGGTCGCGATTCTCTGGGGGTTCGCATGGGGCGATCCGGCGGACCCGACTCTCCAGGCCCTCGCCTGGGGACCGGCCGGGATCCTCATCCAGAGCTGGGTGGCGCCTCTGCGGCTGTTGCTCCCGCTCGGGGAGTCGCTCACGGTCCGCGCGGGTTGCGGCGAGGCCGTGGGGCTCGGGAGCACCGGCATTGTCCTGCTCCTTCTCCACGCCGCCTCGAGGATGAGGGGACGGAAGGGAGGGTTGCTGTTCGGCGCCCTTGCCCTTCTCGCGGGCTCGGCCGCCCCCGTGCTTCCGCTGGCGGGACGCTGGCTGGCGCAAGCGCCCGTCGAAGCGGTCGTCCTGCCCGTAGGGCAAGGGGACGCCATGCTGATCCGTGCCCGGGTTGGAGGCGACTTTCTCATCGACACCGGTCCGGGCGGACCGGACGGGCTGCGTGGCAAGAGGTTCCTCGCGCCCGCGCTGCGGGCCCATGGCGTGGGCCGCTTGCGCGGGGTCTTTCTCACGCACGGGGACGAGGACCATATCGGCGGCCTGCGCGGCTTGCTCCTGGGCGGCATCGGTGTCGACACCGTCTACGTGAGTCAGGCTGTCGACGTTCGCCTGAGGCTTCCGCGGCGGCGCATGCCCGCCATCCTGCCCCTGTGCGCGCCCTGGAGCCGCGAAGCCCACTCGCTCAGGATGCGCCTCATTCACCCTCGCTCGGGAGAGAAGGCCGCCTCGGGGAATGAGGGCTCCCTGGTCATCGAGATCAGCGGCGGGGCGGGGCGGCTGCTCGCTCCCGGGGATCTCGGCGGCGGCGCGGAGGAGACCCTCGCGGCGATGGGGGAGGGCTTGCGCGCGGATGTCCTTCTCGCGGGACATCACGGGAGCGGCGGATCGACCGGCGACCGTTGGCTGGACGCGGTCGCGCCCCGGATTGTCATCATCTCCTGCGGCGCTAGAAACCGGCATGACCATCCCTCACGGTCCGTGCTATCGAGGCTGTCCCGGCGGAGGATCGAGGTCCATCGCACCGACCGCGAGGGGGAACTGGCGCTCAGATGGCATGGAGGGCGGCTCTGGCTCCGCCCCGAGCGTTGTGGGGGGTGGCGGGCTGTGCTATAAGGACAGTTTGGAGGATAACTGATGAAAGCTTCCTTCTTGGGGCTTGGAGATCTCGGCGTCTCTCCGTCCCGATCGGGCAAGGTCCGCGAGACGCTCGATCTGGGCGACACGCTCCTGATCGTCACGACCGACAGGATCAGCGCTTTCGACTGCATCCTCCCGACGCCGATCCCCGGGAAGGGGAAGTTGCTGAACCGGATCTCCGCGCACTGGTTTCGAGGTCTCTCGTCTCATGTCGCGACCCACTTCGTGAGCGACGGAGAGAGCGACTTCCCGGCCGAGCTCCGCCACATCCTCCCGTCGCTTCGCGATCGGTGGATGCTCGTCCGCAAGGCGCTCCGGATCCCGGTCGAGTGCGTCGTCCGGGGCCACCTTGCCGGATCGGGCCTGCGGGAGTACGCGCAGAAGGGAACAGTGGGGGGGATCGAGGTCGCTCCCGGAATCGAGCCCTACGGAAAGCTCCCCGCCCCTCTCTTCACGCCGACGACCAAGGAGGACGTCGGCCACGACCGTCCCGTCTCCTTCGAAGAGCTGGAAGAGATCGTGGGCGCCGGGCTCGCGGCCGAGCTCCGCAGGATCTCCCTGCGGATCTTCGAGCTCGCCGAGCCGTTCGCCGCGGCGCGGGGGCTCACTCTGGTTGACACGAAGTTCGAGTTCGGTTGGATCGACGGGAAGCTCACGCTGATCGACGAGGTCCTGACGCCCGACTCCTCGCGCTACTGGGACGCCGAACGCCCCGCCGCGGGCGCGCCCGTGTCGCTGGACAAGGAGTTCGTCCGCGAACACCTCATGGGGACCGCGTGGGACCGGAATCCTCCGGCCCCGCCTCTCCCTCAGGAGATCATCGAGGAGACCTTCCGGCGCTATCAGCGGGTCCACGATCGGATCGGGGCGGGAGGATCCGCGCCCGAGTTGGGCCGAGGCCGGAGTTCCGAATGATCCGAGTCCGCAGGGCGTTGCTCTCCGCCTTTCAGAAGGAAGGTCTGGAGGAGCTGGCGTCCGCCCTCACGGAGGCCGGCGCCGAGATCCTGAGCTCCGGCGGCACGGCGGAGTGGCTTCGCATGAGGGGCTTCGCCGTCATCTCGCTGGAGGACTGGGCCGGGCTTGCGTCCATGTTTGGCGGTCGGGTGAAGACGCTCCATCCCCGCGTGCACGGCGGCATCCTCTATCGGCGAGGAGTCCCCGAGGACGAGGCGGAGAGGATTCCTCACGGAATCGAACCGATCGACATGGTGGTCGTTCATCTCTACCCGTTCGAGGAGACGATCGCCCGCCGCCCGGACGATCGGGAGGGCGCCATCGAGATGATCGATGTGGGCGGACCGGCGATGCTCCGTGCCGCGGCGAAGAACCATCGCTCGGTCGTCGTCGTTTCCGATCCCCGCGACTATGCCCGGGTCGCGCGGGCCCTGCGGGAGGGGGCGGGATCGATCGACGAGTCGATGGCTGCCGAGCTCGCCGCCCGCGCATTCCGGGCGACGGCCCTCTATGACGCGGCGATCGCCTCCTACCTGGGGGACGGAGAGGGCGGCCTGCCTGACTCGATTGTCCGGGGAGGCAGCCTCCTCTGGGAGCTGCGCTACGGAGAGAATCCGTCGCAGCGCGGCGCCTTCTACGGTCCGGCGCGCGGCTTTCCGGGGGGGCTCGAGAAGCTCCAGGGAAAAGAGATCTCCTTCAACAACCTGCAGGATCTCGAAGCCGCGATCTCGCTGGTGCGGGACCTGGGACCGGACCCTGCCGCCGCCGTCATCAAGCACGCGACGCCGTGCGGCGCGGCCACCCGGCCCGATCTCGCAGACGCCTTCCGGCGCGCCCGCGATTGCGATTTATTGAGCGCCTTCGGGGGCATTGTTGCTCTGAATGGCGTGGTCGACGCAGCCTGCGCGGATGAGATCGGCGGGATCTTTCTCGAGGCGGTCGCGGCGCCGGCCTTCGATCCGCAGGCCCGCAAGCGGCTTGAATCGAAGAAGAGCCTGATCCTGCTGCAGGGCGACCCCGGGCTCTTCTTCAACGCAGAGGGGCCGCGGAGCCCCTACGCGTTCCGCGACCTGGGGGCGGGGATCCTCCTTCAGGATCGGATCCCGCTACGCCTTGGGGAATCCGGATGGAGGACAGTCACGCGCCGACCCCCGACCGTGGAGGAGGAGCGCGTCCTTCTCTTCGCCTGGAAGGTCGTCCGCGCCGTCCGATCGAACGGGATCGTCCTGGCGATGGAGGACCGCGCGATCGGCATCGGGGGCGGGCAAACGAGCCGCATCGACTCCCTCTGGATCGCGATGCACAAGGCGCGCAGGGCGGGACATCGGCTGAAGGGCGCGGTCATGGCCTCGGACGCCTTCTTCCCCTTCCCCGACTGCGTGGAGGAGGCGGCGAAAGCCGGCGTCACTGCAGTGATCCATCCGGGTGGATCGAAGAGGGACACCGAGTCGATCGAAGCCGCCGATCGGTGGGGGATGGCGATGGTGCTGAACGACGCGCGCTGCTTCAGGCACGGATAGGGCGAGATGTCGATCGTCGCGGTCATCGACTTCGGGAGCCAGTACAACCTCTTGATCGCCCGCCGGGTCCGGCAGCTCGGCCTCTATGCCGAGCTCTTCCCCTACGACGTGGACGCCGAGACGCTCCGCTCGCGGGGCGCATCGGCCCTCATCCTCTCGGGAAGCCCGGCCTCGGCCGTCGACGGCCGCTACCTGCCCCGTCCCGAGATCCTCGCTCTGGGCCTGCCGGTGCTCGGGATCTGCTACGGCATGCAGGCAGTGAGCCACCTCCTCGGCGGCCGCGTCGTCAGGGGAACAAGCGGCGAGTACGGCAGGCAGCGGCTTGCGGTCATCGAGCCGGGCGGGCTCCTCGACGGGCTGGAGGAGCCGATCGAGGTCTGGATGAGCCACGGCGACCAGGTCGTCGAGCTGCCCGACGGCTATCGGACGCTCGCCCGAACCGCTACCTGTCCGCACGCGGCGGTCGCGAATCCGGCGCGAAAGATTTTCCTTGTCCAGTTCCATCCCGAAGTGAGCCATACGCCGCAGGGGATGAAGGTCCTGTCGAACTTCCTGTTCGGGCTGGCAGGGCTCTGCACGAACTGGAGCCTCGAGGACTTCACGAAGCAGTCGATCGAGTCGATCCGCCGCCAGGTCGGCGACGGCGTCGCGGTCTGCGGCGTGAGCGGCGGCGTCGACTCGACCGTGGCCGCCGTCCTGTGCCAGCGGGCCCTCGGAGAGCGCCTGCACGCGATCTTCGTCGACAGCGGGCTGCTCCGCCTGGGCGAGGTCGAGTGGGTTTGCGAGAAGCTGCTTTCCCTGGGGATCCATGTCCATCTCGTCGAGGCCTCCGATCGGTTCCTGGCCGCTCTGGCCGGAGTGGAGGATCCGGAGGAGAAGCGAAAGCGAATCGGCCGGCTCTTCATCGAGGTCTTCGATGAAGCGGCGCAGCGCCTTGGACACGCCGATTTCCTTGTGCAAGGCACCCTCTACCCTGATGTGATCGAGTCACAGGGCGCGGCTGGGCCCTCCGCGCGGATCAAGAGCCACCACAATGTCGGCGGCCTGCCCGAGCGGATGAGATTGAGGCTCGTGGAGCCCCTCCGCGAGCTGTTCAAGGACGAGGTCAGGGAAGTGGGAAAGGGGCTCGGGATTCCCTCGGAGATGCTCGGCAGGCACCCGTCCCCTGGCCCTGGGCTCGCCGTGAGGATCGCCGGCGAGGTCAACAAGGAGCGCCTCGATTTGCTGCGGGCGGCAGACGCGATCTTCATGGAGGAGCTGCGCCAGAGCGGCACGTACGATCAGGTCTGGCAGGCCTTCACGGTGCTGCTGCCGGTCCGATCGGTCGGCGTGATGGGGGATGAACGGACCTATGGTCTGACCGTCGTCCTGAGAGCGGTGACGTCCGTCGACGGCATGACTGCGGACTGGGCCCGGCTGCCGGCCGAGGTCCTCGAGCGCTCCGCGAACCGGATCGTGAACGAGACGGGCGGGGTCAATCGCGTCCTCTATGACGTCACGAGCAAGCCGCCGGCGACCATAGAGTGGGAGTGAACGGCTCGGGCAGGAGGGTTCGGGGGCGTCCGAGGCGCCTGGGCGGCGTGTGCGGAGCCGCGCTCGGGGCGCTCGTCCTGGCCCGAATCGGAAGTGGCGCGCCGGCATGGCCGGAGCCTTCGATCGATCCGCTGGCGACGGAGCTCGTGCCGGAGGCGTTCTCGGAGTCGGCGCGGGGCATGGCCGACTCCGTGCGCGCGATGATCGACACCCTGCTTGCCGCCTCTCCTCCTCCTCCCGATCGTCCGTCCCCGCTCCTCGTGGGCTGGATCGCCGATCGCCTCGCCTATGGGGGCGCGCAAACGGTTGCCGCCTTCATCGTCTCCTATTCTCCGGTCGACTGGGCGCAGGCCGACCCCTCGGGTCTGCTTCCTCTCGCGGCGGCCCTCGCATGCGCGGAGGCGGAGCGACCTCGCGACGCCCTGCGCTGGATCGAGGAGGGAAGGATGCCGCCGGGTCTTGGGCAGTACCGCGATCTCCTCAGGCTCGAGCTCCTCGACATGGCTTTCGACTCCGCGGCGGCAGCTCTTCACGCCGAGGAGCTGCGCGCCCGCTTCCCGCGCGAGGAATGG
The Candidatus Eisenbacteria bacterium genome window above contains:
- a CDS encoding MBL fold metallo-hydrolase — encoded protein: MGKPIRAFPCPVACAVRRLRDVDGGDPSLYPGQRGTEAARPFSGIVSFCVALLPPYLLGGRLGVPNWVCVGGALVLVVAACLALSLRRRRRCLADTLLVAMLVSVGLAFGAERRPASPLPVGIPELVVRGRARAAGAGLEAEGVSFAHQGRWHPVGGKFQIRGRGLSAGGFVGRAYLVSLEEPQPRGLANRNAGLKWRMYRGVLEVKEAWAMPGPDAASGTVVRDRVRAWLAGRIGRSLPEIFRSMIPMLIWGESGIIDEDLERVFRATGTMHLLAISGLHVTLVALLLEFLLRLLIRQPMARAALVIAAIGAYGALVGPLPSVVRSITMAACLLVGKAMGRPASVASSFWVALLLVGCFTPGEICRPGFQLSYAGTAALILCPRVPAKLVPIVGSAVAVAATSGILWAHFGESSPVAILANLTGIPAFGPVLVAILWGFAWGDPADPTLQALAWGPAGILIQSWVAPLRLLLPLGESLTVRAGCGEAVGLGSTGIVLLLLHAASRMRGRKGGLLFGALALLAGSAAPVLPLAGRWLAQAPVEAVVLPVGQGDAMLIRARVGGDFLIDTGPGGPDGLRGKRFLAPALRAHGVGRLRGVFLTHGDEDHIGGLRGLLLGGIGVDTVYVSQAVDVRLRLPRRRMPAILPLCAPWSREAHSLRMRLIHPRSGEKAASGNEGSLVIEISGGAGRLLAPGDLGGGAEETLAAMGEGLRADVLLAGHHGSGGSTGDRWLDAVAPRIVIISCGARNRHDHPSRSVLSRLSRRRIEVHRTDREGELALRWHGGRLWLRPERCGGWRAVL
- a CDS encoding phosphoribosylaminoimidazolesuccinocarboxamide synthase, which gives rise to MKASFLGLGDLGVSPSRSGKVRETLDLGDTLLIVTTDRISAFDCILPTPIPGKGKLLNRISAHWFRGLSSHVATHFVSDGESDFPAELRHILPSLRDRWMLVRKALRIPVECVVRGHLAGSGLREYAQKGTVGGIEVAPGIEPYGKLPAPLFTPTTKEDVGHDRPVSFEELEEIVGAGLAAELRRISLRIFELAEPFAAARGLTLVDTKFEFGWIDGKLTLIDEVLTPDSSRYWDAERPAAGAPVSLDKEFVREHLMGTAWDRNPPAPPLPQEIIEETFRRYQRVHDRIGAGGSAPELGRGRSSE
- the purH gene encoding bifunctional phosphoribosylaminoimidazolecarboxamide formyltransferase/IMP cyclohydrolase; translation: MRVRRALLSAFQKEGLEELASALTEAGAEILSSGGTAEWLRMRGFAVISLEDWAGLASMFGGRVKTLHPRVHGGILYRRGVPEDEAERIPHGIEPIDMVVVHLYPFEETIARRPDDREGAIEMIDVGGPAMLRAAAKNHRSVVVVSDPRDYARVARALREGAGSIDESMAAELAARAFRATALYDAAIASYLGDGEGGLPDSIVRGGSLLWELRYGENPSQRGAFYGPARGFPGGLEKLQGKEISFNNLQDLEAAISLVRDLGPDPAAAVIKHATPCGAATRPDLADAFRRARDCDLLSAFGGIVALNGVVDAACADEIGGIFLEAVAAPAFDPQARKRLESKKSLILLQGDPGLFFNAEGPRSPYAFRDLGAGILLQDRIPLRLGESGWRTVTRRPPTVEEERVLLFAWKVVRAVRSNGIVLAMEDRAIGIGGGQTSRIDSLWIAMHKARRAGHRLKGAVMASDAFFPFPDCVEEAAKAGVTAVIHPGGSKRDTESIEAADRWGMAMVLNDARCFRHG
- the guaA gene encoding glutamine-hydrolyzing GMP synthase yields the protein MSIVAVIDFGSQYNLLIARRVRQLGLYAELFPYDVDAETLRSRGASALILSGSPASAVDGRYLPRPEILALGLPVLGICYGMQAVSHLLGGRVVRGTSGEYGRQRLAVIEPGGLLDGLEEPIEVWMSHGDQVVELPDGYRTLARTATCPHAAVANPARKIFLVQFHPEVSHTPQGMKVLSNFLFGLAGLCTNWSLEDFTKQSIESIRRQVGDGVAVCGVSGGVDSTVAAVLCQRALGERLHAIFVDSGLLRLGEVEWVCEKLLSLGIHVHLVEASDRFLAALAGVEDPEEKRKRIGRLFIEVFDEAAQRLGHADFLVQGTLYPDVIESQGAAGPSARIKSHHNVGGLPERMRLRLVEPLRELFKDEVREVGKGLGIPSEMLGRHPSPGPGLAVRIAGEVNKERLDLLRAADAIFMEELRQSGTYDQVWQAFTVLLPVRSVGVMGDERTYGLTVVLRAVTSVDGMTADWARLPAEVLERSANRIVNETGGVNRVLYDVTSKPPATIEWE